The following proteins are encoded in a genomic region of Burkholderia gladioli:
- a CDS encoding cysteine hydrolase family protein, giving the protein MSQPVPRRALIVIDVQNEYIDGGFLIEYPPVSSSLPKIAQAIDAANAHQIPVVLIQHVLPADAPIFAAGSAGAQLHPVVAERRHDRAVTKVLPSAFSGAGFEDWLNEREIDTLTVIGYMTQNCNDATMRDAMHRGYRVEFLPDAAGSLSYRNKAGHASAEEMHRIITVIMESTYAATMSTDEWVENLKHPTPVASDNIYYSNLRAHGKM; this is encoded by the coding sequence ATGTCCCAGCCAGTACCGCGTCGCGCCTTGATCGTCATCGACGTGCAGAACGAATACATTGACGGCGGTTTCCTGATCGAATATCCGCCGGTTTCGTCGTCCTTGCCGAAGATCGCTCAGGCGATCGACGCCGCCAATGCGCACCAGATCCCGGTCGTGCTGATACAGCACGTGCTACCCGCCGATGCGCCGATTTTCGCGGCGGGCAGCGCCGGTGCGCAGTTGCACCCGGTGGTCGCCGAGCGCCGCCACGATCGCGCCGTGACCAAGGTGCTGCCGAGCGCATTTTCCGGTGCCGGTTTCGAGGACTGGCTGAACGAACGCGAGATCGACACCTTGACGGTGATCGGCTACATGACGCAGAACTGCAACGACGCTACCATGCGCGACGCCATGCACAGGGGTTACCGAGTCGAGTTCCTACCCGACGCGGCCGGCTCGCTGTCGTACCGGAACAAGGCGGGCCACGCGAGCGCGGAGGAGATGCATCGGATCATCACCGTCATCATGGAGTCTACCTACGCGGCCACCATGTCCACCGACGAGTGGGTGGAAAACCTGAAGCACCCGACGCCCGTCGCGAGCGACAACATCTACTACTCCAACCTCCGCGCGCACGGAAAGATGTAA
- a CDS encoding amidase, with protein sequence MTVTRRDVLATVGAVAAMLTTSRSAIAQSTTEAPAGPSPHPESLPVQKTDSPLHYKDASELAALIGSKQVSPVEVMKAHLDRIESVNPKLNAIVTLLGEQALKNAKLAEAAVMNGSTLGPLHGVPFTAKDAIDTAGVPTQRGSKLYQGRIPTEDATGVSRLKAAGAILMAKTNLPEFSFGIETDNLLTGRTNNPWNLAHTPGGSSGGEAAAIAAGMSPLGFGSDVGISIRGPAAHTGILGFKPTLGRIPTTGHWPQAPRRCWHVGPLARSVRDIALSYSVLAGPDGIDGYGEGPLDMNADAQRQSTRPLRIGWLAERGFGPIAPDVVATVKAAARALQDKGCVVEEVRLPALEQMNSLEIYSRFTIPERQAYFARFVGDRQSLLSKSIATYLEAPNPSLVEYVAAEQATERYKDIFAGFFENYDAFLCPVTPIHAPLHGLSEYVINGVTVPAWHMLTATAPFNLSGLPALSMRFGTSDDNMPIAVQLVSRWYAERTILRMASILESVSPVRNLHPQI encoded by the coding sequence ACCGTCGGCGCGGTCGCCGCGATGCTCACCACTTCCAGGAGCGCTATCGCCCAATCCACCACCGAGGCCCCTGCAGGTCCCTCCCCCCATCCGGAAAGCCTGCCCGTTCAGAAGACCGATTCTCCGTTGCACTACAAGGATGCCTCGGAGCTGGCCGCCTTGATTGGATCGAAGCAGGTCTCACCAGTCGAGGTCATGAAGGCGCATCTTGATCGGATCGAATCCGTGAATCCGAAGTTGAATGCGATCGTGACATTGCTCGGCGAGCAGGCACTGAAGAACGCAAAGCTTGCGGAAGCCGCCGTGATGAACGGCTCCACCCTGGGTCCGCTTCATGGCGTGCCCTTTACCGCCAAGGATGCAATCGACACCGCCGGCGTTCCAACGCAACGCGGCTCGAAGCTCTACCAGGGGCGCATCCCCACCGAGGACGCGACAGGTGTCTCGCGCCTGAAGGCGGCCGGCGCAATCCTGATGGCGAAAACCAATCTGCCCGAGTTTTCCTTCGGTATCGAAACCGACAATCTGCTGACCGGGAGAACCAATAACCCGTGGAATCTCGCTCACACGCCCGGCGGGTCGAGCGGTGGAGAAGCGGCCGCGATTGCGGCGGGAATGTCACCGCTCGGCTTTGGCAGCGACGTCGGTATTTCGATCCGAGGACCAGCCGCGCATACCGGCATTCTCGGATTCAAACCAACGCTCGGACGCATTCCGACCACCGGACACTGGCCACAAGCCCCGCGACGTTGCTGGCATGTCGGCCCCTTGGCACGTAGCGTCCGAGACATCGCCCTGTCGTACTCGGTCCTTGCGGGACCAGATGGTATCGATGGATATGGCGAAGGTCCGTTGGACATGAATGCAGACGCACAGCGTCAATCCACTCGCCCGTTGCGTATCGGCTGGCTGGCGGAGCGCGGGTTTGGTCCGATAGCGCCCGACGTCGTCGCGACAGTCAAGGCGGCCGCCCGCGCGCTGCAAGACAAAGGCTGCGTTGTCGAAGAGGTTCGACTCCCAGCGCTCGAGCAAATGAACAGCCTGGAAATCTACTCCAGGTTCACCATTCCGGAGAGGCAAGCGTATTTCGCGCGGTTCGTCGGAGACCGCCAGTCGCTACTGTCCAAAAGCATTGCCACCTACCTCGAGGCACCCAATCCGTCACTCGTGGAATACGTCGCCGCCGAACAGGCCACGGAGCGTTACAAGGACATATTCGCCGGCTTCTTCGAGAACTACGACGCCTTCCTCTGCCCGGTAACGCCGATTCACGCCCCGTTGCATGGCCTCTCCGAGTATGTGATCAACGGCGTGACCGTACCGGCCTGGCACATGTTGACCGCCACGGCCCCGTTCAATCTGTCGGGACTGCCTGCGCTGTCGATGCGCTTCGGAACCAGCGACGACAACATGCCGATCGCAGTCCAACTGGTTTCGCGTTGGTATGCCGAGCGCACGATCCTTCGGATGGCTTCGATACTTGAATCGGTGAGTCCCGTGCGGAATTTGCATCCGCAAATCTGA
- a CDS encoding amidase: MSIELISQDATRLAELIRNKEVSPVEVVKAHLDRIEAVDPKLNAIVTLADGALDAARAAEQAVMNGEALGPLHGVPFTAKDSIDTAGVMTQRASPIFKGRVPDTDATGIARMKQAGGILLAKTNHPEFSFWIETDNLLSGRTLNPWNLERTPGGSSGGESAAIAALMSPLGLATDIAISVRGPAALTGLVGLKATHGRIPMTGVWPRLPRRYWHLGPIARTVRDVALAYSLLAGPDGLDGYSTAPLSVDTGVSAKPGRPLRVGWLVDEFAPVDAEVAATVQASAEALKSLGIAVEPVSIPVLTQINALELLWKIQLMETKPAFKQITAGHEEKIFKHVQGIYDAPETSIADFVDAEQKSEQLRDGFSEYFQKYDALICPVLPVAGHGHDSDLDINGQAVSALHVMDPTAPLNVTGLPGMTLRFGTSSDGLPIGVQIVAPWMAESTLLHLASLLEAVSPVRGLHPDVSKL, from the coding sequence ATGAGCATCGAACTCATCTCCCAAGACGCAACCCGTCTCGCTGAACTGATTCGCAACAAGGAAGTTTCTCCGGTGGAGGTCGTGAAAGCGCATCTCGACCGCATCGAAGCCGTCGATCCCAAGCTCAATGCCATCGTCACGCTCGCCGATGGCGCGCTCGACGCCGCGCGCGCGGCCGAGCAAGCGGTGATGAATGGTGAAGCACTGGGGCCGCTGCACGGCGTGCCCTTCACGGCGAAGGACTCGATCGACACCGCCGGCGTGATGACGCAGCGTGCCTCTCCGATCTTCAAGGGCCGCGTTCCGGACACGGATGCCACGGGCATCGCACGCATGAAGCAGGCCGGCGGCATCCTGCTCGCGAAAACCAACCATCCGGAATTTTCGTTCTGGATCGAAACCGACAACCTGCTGTCGGGACGCACCCTTAACCCGTGGAACCTGGAGCGCACGCCTGGCGGCTCGAGCGGTGGCGAATCCGCGGCCATCGCGGCGCTGATGTCGCCGCTCGGTCTGGCCACCGACATCGCAATCTCGGTACGCGGCCCGGCGGCACTGACCGGCCTCGTCGGCCTGAAGGCAACGCACGGGCGGATTCCGATGACCGGTGTCTGGCCGCGCCTGCCGCGTCGCTATTGGCACCTCGGCCCGATCGCCCGGACCGTTCGCGACGTTGCCCTGGCCTATTCGCTGCTGGCCGGCCCCGACGGCCTGGACGGCTATTCGACGGCTCCGCTCAGCGTTGATACCGGCGTGAGCGCCAAGCCGGGCCGTCCGCTGCGGGTGGGCTGGCTGGTCGACGAATTTGCACCGGTGGACGCCGAAGTCGCGGCAACCGTGCAAGCTTCGGCCGAAGCGCTGAAGAGCCTCGGCATCGCGGTGGAGCCGGTGAGCATTCCGGTGCTTACGCAGATCAACGCGCTGGAGCTGCTCTGGAAGATCCAGTTGATGGAAACCAAGCCCGCCTTCAAGCAGATCACGGCTGGACACGAGGAAAAAATCTTCAAGCACGTCCAGGGCATCTACGATGCGCCGGAAACCTCGATCGCCGATTTCGTCGACGCGGAGCAGAAGTCGGAACAATTGCGCGACGGCTTTTCCGAGTACTTCCAGAAGTACGACGCCCTGATTTGCCCGGTGTTGCCGGTGGCGGGCCACGGGCACGATTCCGATCTCGACATCAACGGTCAAGCGGTATCTGCGCTGCACGTCATGGATCCGACCGCGCCGCTGAACGTGACCGGCCTTCCCGGTATGACGCTGCGCTTCGGCACCAGCAGCGACGGGCTGCCGATCGGGGTGCAGATCGTCGCGCCGTGGATGGCGGAATCGACCCTGCTGCATCTCGCTTCGCTGCTCGAAGCGGTCAGCCCGGTGCGTGGCCTCCATCCCGACGTGTCGAAGCTCTAA